One segment of Lutra lutra chromosome 12, mLutLut1.2, whole genome shotgun sequence DNA contains the following:
- the PTGR3 gene encoding prostaglandin reductase 3 isoform X2, translating into MAPGSFAEYTVVPARAAAPVASVQPEYVSLPVSATTAYISLNELGGLSEGTKVLVTAAAGGTGQFAVQFAKKAKCHVIGTCSSDKKSAFLKSIGCDRPINYKTEPVSTILKQEYPKGVDVVYESIGGAMFDLALDALAVKGRLIVIGFISGYQTPTGLSPVKAGTLPAKLLKKSASVHGFFLNHSLSKYQAAMDHLLKMFAAGDLVCEVDLGDRSAEGRFIGLESVFRAVDYMYMGKNTGKIVVELPRSVNSKL; encoded by the coding sequence ATGGCCCCCGGCTCCTTCGCTGAGTACACAGTGGTGCCTGCCCGAGCTGCAGCTCCCGTGGCCTCCGTGCAGCCTGAGTATGTCTCCCTGCCAGTAAGTGCTACCACTGCATACATCAGCCTGAATGAGCTTGGAGGGCTGTCAGAAGGGACAAAAGTTTTGGTGACAGCGGCAGCTGGGGGGACAGGCCAGTTCGCCGTGCAGTTTGCAAAGAAGGCCAAGTGCCATGTAATCGGCACCTGCTCTTCCGATAAAAAATCCGCTTTTCTGAAATCCATTGGCTGCGATCGTCCCATCAACTATAAGACCGAGCCTGTGAGCACTATCTTGAAGCAGGAGTACCCCAAAGGTGTGGATGTGGTCTACGAATCCATCGGGGGCGCCATGTTCGACTTGGCCCTGGATGCGTTGGCTGTCAAGGGGCGTCTGATAGTCATTGGCTTCATCTCTGGCTACCAGACTCCTACCGGCCTTTCTCCTGTGAAAGCAGGGACATTACCGGCCAAACTGCTGAAGAAATCTGCCAGTGTCCACGGCTTCTTCTTGAACCATTCCCTTTCTAAGTATCAAGCAGCCATGGACCACTTGCTTAAGATGTTCGCGGCTGGAGACCTGGTCTGCGAGGTAGACCTTGGAGATCGGTCTGCAGAAGGCAGGTTTATTGGCCTGGAGTCTGTATTCCGGGCTGTTGATTATATGTACATGggaaaaaacactggaaaaattgTAGTTGAATTACCTCGCTCTGTCAACAGTAAGCTCTAA